The Streptomyces sp. NBC_00286 nucleotide sequence TTCTTGTACGGGTCCGCGTCACCCGCGAAGCTGGCGCCGGCCGAGACCTCGCGCACCTTCGCGTCCGAGGCCCGTGCCTTGTCGAGCAGGTCCTCGATGGTCTTGGCGGTGTCCGGCAGGGCGTCCGCCACGAAGCTGAGCGTCGGCGTGAACTTCACGCCCGCCGCAGCCCCGACGGCCGAGCGGAGCACGCCCTTGGCGCTCTCCAGGCCGGCTGCCGCCGCCGCGCGCTCCTCGTCGTCCCCGTACACCGTGTAGAAGACGGTCGCCTCCCGCAGATCCCCGGTGACCCGGGTGTCCGTGATGGTGACGTGGGAACCGAGCCGCGGGTCCTTGATCCCGCGCTGCAGCTTCTGGGCCACCACCTCTCGGATGAGGTCCGCCAGCCTCTTCGCCCGCGCGTTGTCGGCCACTGGTCCGTCTCCCTCTTTCTTGCCTGTTCCGCGTATCCGCGGGTGCCCGCGTGTGTCCGCGTGCACATTCATCGTCGTGCACGGCGTGCACGGTCCATCGTCTTGCACCGCGTGCACTGTCCATCGTCGTGCACGGTCAGTCGTCGTCGCCGTGCAGCCGCCGTCGTACGGACAACAGCTCCACCTCCGGCCGGCCGGCGACCATGCGCTCGCACCGGTCCAGTACGTCGGTCAGATGCGTCGCGTCCCCCGACACCACCGCCAGACCGATCTCGGCCCGTCGGTACAGGTCCTGATCGCCTACTTCCGCCGCGCTCACCGCGAACTTGCGCTGCAGCTCCGCCACGATGGGGCGGACGACGGAACGCTTCTCCTTCAGCGACCGTACGTCGCCGAGGAGCAGGTCGAAGGACAGAGTCCCCACGTACATGTTGTGTGTCCGGATGTCCCGCCGGTACGGGGTAGATGACCCGCCAAGCTCTTGGCAGGGACGTCGAGAACGGTACAACGGGAGGCTGGCGCGGCTCGAGGGGGTTTTCGCCCCCGCCGCCCTTACCCGTCCCATACCAAGGGGCGCTGCCCCTGGACCCCCCTGGGGCTGCGCCCCCGACCCCCTTCGGGGCGGGCTCCGCCCCGGACCCCGTTTCGGGGGCCAGCCCCCGAACCCCCGGTCCTCAAACGCCGGACGGGCTGATTTTCGCCGACCGGCGCTGATTTCTGCCGGACGGGCAGATCTTCCGCACCCGAGCTCTGTCAGCCAAGGCCAGCACCAACCAGCCCGTCTGGGGGCACCTCTGGGGGCACCCCCAGCGGTAGCTGGGGGAGTTTGAGGACGAGGCCGTTCAGGCCGATCGGGGGTCTGGGGGCGCAGCCCCCAG carries:
- the rbfA gene encoding 30S ribosome-binding factor RbfA → MADNARAKRLADLIREVVAQKLQRGIKDPRLGSHVTITDTRVTGDLREATVFYTVYGDDEERAAAAAGLESAKGVLRSAVGAAAGVKFTPTLSFVADALPDTAKTIEDLLDKARASDAKVREVSAGASFAGDADPYKKPDEEDETPETDGDAPA
- a CDS encoding DUF503 domain-containing protein, producing MYVGTLSFDLLLGDVRSLKEKRSVVRPIVAELQRKFAVSAAEVGDQDLYRRAEIGLAVVSGDATHLTDVLDRCERMVAGRPEVELLSVRRRLHGDDD